The Naumovozyma dairenensis CBS 421 chromosome 1, complete genome genomic interval ATGGTACAAGGGAAAATGATACCGAATGGgtttaaatcatttaaatgGAAAGATAATGCAGCGAAAATGGAACAAATTaagatgaaaaatgaaaggaAATAAAGATTCAAAGAGATTCTAGTTGTTGCGAAATCGTTATTATAAAATTGAGTACCATTTCttgatttaatttcacCAAACATGATGAATCTATAATTAATTCCTGTTTTGTACCAAATGAAACAatttataatgaataaGAACAAGATTAAAAATACCATGTACCAACCACTCCACATGGGGAATAAAATCTTATGAATGTATGATGCATATGATGCATGGAATGAAACGTATAATGTGTATAATGTTAATATGAAAGCGAATCCGATGAATAATGATGCGATAGACATTTGTACAATGGctctattatttttatgaatcattgtttcatttaaagaatattgaatgactaattttttcaattttttattatttaatttcatatcatttaaagaattggttaaatcattaatgtaccaatttttcacttttgaTTCCCACCATAATAATGGATCATCAGATTCATTCATTGGAGTTAAATCATCGAAAATTACAGGTTGATAAGATGAacttaatttcattttatttgtcattaatttaatatttggatCAATATGTTTAAAGATGGAATAATTCCCTTTAGCGAAAGtcataaatttatttaattccTTTGTATGACATGTTTTATCgaatttctttataattttcCTGAAACCTGTAACGTTTAAATCTCTATAAGATTTAGCTAATTGtaagaaaagataaaattcaattatgGCATcacttaataatttttgagCTTgtgatattgttatttgaGAGAAACTTATCATATCTGGTGTAAAAGTTTCCTTTCCAATAGAACTTTTCctatgatgatgatgaatggATTGTGatcttttattataaatgttttgtaattgtggtatattttgtaaagatGGTAATGATGGCATCAATCTATTTCTATCTAAGAATTCTGCTAATTGTTTTGTATAATGGTTATGTTTATCATATTTACTTTTAATGttctttttgtttgatATGGTACCgtataatttatttctatGAGTGTTTTGAGGATTATCATTTGTGTCAGAAGTAGTAGTTGCAgtaatttccaaaatttgatcatctttattattgttattattattattatttttactcAAGCTGTTTATCAAAGTGGTATCAGTATTTGAAATGTTAGTTGTGGAAGTAGAAGTATTAGGAGGTAAAAGTaagatattttcatctgtatcattattagtatCATTCATATTATCGGAAGAAGTGTcagtgttattattattattattattattattattattattattattattattattattattattactgaTATTGTTTTTAGAAAGTTGAATgtttttttggaaattataaaatttaatttgattttccaagataatcattttttttttacaatCATTAACTAACCATAGATAAAAATCGTTACACTTAgttaattcttctttaatcaaccaattttcaatgaattcatGAATAGCATCTTTTTGATCCTCTGTATATTTTAaaggttgttgttgttgttgttgttgttttggtttattattattgtttttattattcaaatttttcaaagtgtttaaagaatttaaagaattcaatgaaatgtttgatgaagaagcaGAAATATTTGGAGAAGCAGATCTAGATGGGAAAGGAGAATTATGTtttgaagttgaagaaatagaaCCATTAgttaaatttgataaagcAGAAGAAGATAGATGAGAAGGtaaattgtttaaattattgttactaCTTGTATTTCTTCTTAGATCTTGAGGAGTACAATAGTTTACTTTTTGTTTTACacgttgttgttgctgttttTGTAAGTGTTCATTTTTCCTAATGGGATTTTGGTTTAGGTCTATTTGATTCCCGTTTATGTCAGTAGGCCCTGGTGTAACTGTAAGGTGATTATTGTTTATGTGATCataattttggaatttggatctatattttttcaagatcCTTTTACCTGTTTTataatctatatatttatccTTCCATTCTGGGATGGTAGATTCTCTAAGGTGGTCTCCAAACTTCATTGTTCCacttatattatattatgttTCTGTTGTGTTGTGTTGTGTTGCAGTGGCTGGCGGAGTAGGAGGAGCcttccttcttcttattGTTTATTACTTTTATGAGTACTGTACAAATAGTTTATGCTGTGAATGTATGCATCTGTCTATTTACCTCAGCAGCAGTAGCAGCAGCAGTAGCATCATCTAAGGAATGAGAGCTGGGACAAGAGgtgagatgagatgaggTGAGGTGAGGTTCCATGGATGAAGAGAATGTCATCTTATTATATACAAAgagcaacagcaacagcaacagcaacagcaacagcaacagcaacagcaacagcaacagtACGTATAACGTAACTGACGTTCGCAGCCGGAGTTTTTTattgtaaaaaaaaagcGGTCACTTTGCCGTGCACTGCACTACAGTCAGCACTGCACTACAGTTAGCGTCGTCGCGGAATTCGCGGAATGTCCGTTTGTCCTCTCACCTCTGTCTCTCCGTCACGTGCAGCCAACCCACGTGGCCTCTCTGCGGGTAACCCTCTCGCCTTTGGTCCCCAGTGGGGGCAAGTGtacatttattaattgGTGCATTAGTTAATCAAAGAGCTAGTGGATGTTTCTCTACAGCCATCGCTACATTTGAGAAGAAGAGAACGCTCACACGTGTACGTATATCAAAGCAATTGACTCGGAAAGacatataaatatataaagacAAACAAGATATCATATATTCTCTAAAAACTACATTAGAGGCACCTTCAACAACGACACTGTTAGCTTTCCAAGGGACTGAAATTAGttttattataaatatattcaaactATTTATCTATATGGTATAATCGAAGTGGCACATACAGTTCATGTCGACTACATGCCCTGAGTATGTATCAGGGCCGCACTTCAATACCCTAATTTagtatgtatgtatgttCGGCTTGTTTTTTTCCTGTGAACACATAAAGCCACAATTGTGGCTTTCAAGGCAAGGTCTAGGTAGAAGACCAGGTGTATGGGTTCTCCACGTGACCcgaaaaaataaaataataaaaaaatataatctCACACGGCAAAACGACaccaatttttttggttttctgaattttgatttttgattttttggAAGTTCTTCTTCGATGTGGATGTGGATGTGGATGGATATTTGGGTTTCTATCAAATTCGCagagaataataataataatatgcGCTAACTTAGCTTAGCTTAGCTTAACTTAACTTAACAATGTAATACGTACAGTTTTTACTTAGCGTTATTTTGGAGAGTCTACTATATATGTAAATTAacacacacacatatatattcaattatagTATCTACGTAGTCTTCTTACATTATTTAACACTTCCTATATTGATTCAAAACATATCTATTAGAaaacaatataaaaaatataccCAACCTATTGTTCTATTCCcgtgtgtgtgtgtgtcTGTGTGTGTCATTGATATAGATAGCCAAGACTTTCTTTTTACATTACATTACGTTACATTTTCAGTGATCCATCATTGGAATATAAGTGGATCATAAATTCTAAAACTCTAAACAGATACTCCCAGATACCATCTCCACACCAAAAAAATTGCACCAATATTATAACACCATACCATAGATCCATCATCATATATCACACCAACACAAATGTTAACAGAACTGGTTAATAACACatctaaaaataataataataataccaatagCAATAGCAATAGCAATAACAACgagaagataataaataatttgaataatggCCATATAGCATCATCTATGTTATCCTCAccaaataaaagaaaaattgatgCTATAAtagattcaaattcaaattcaaattcaaattcaaattcaaattctaaGATGACAAACTCAATACAAGACAACacatctttatcatctGAAACACATGATCAAACCCATGAACAAAGACTCCCGACACCCAAAAAGGTCAAATCCATTAAAAAACAACTTAaagaatcatcattatctaccaatttatcatcaaaaACATTGCctgaatttaattttacCAAATTCTGTTATAGACATAACCcagatattcaaaaatcaCCAACTCATACATCATGTTATGAACatgatattcaaaaattcaaagaaattaatgaaaatataaataaattagaaaataatcaagaaaaaattgaaatcaacaaaattataaataaattcaaattttcaaatgataaaattagaaaattaaTCATAGATGGTATATTAACATCATCATGTTTCCCACAATTATCATACATTTCAACACAACTTActaaaatcatcaaaataGATTTCATATCCATTTTACCAAAGGAattatctttgaaaattttatcaTATTTGGATTGTCAATCATTATGTAATTCAACAAGTGTTTGtaaaaaatggaaattattAGCTGATGACGATAGAGTTTGGTATCACATGTGTGAACAACATATTGATAGGAAATGTCCCAATTGCGGTTGGGGGTTACCACTCTTACATATGAAAAGAGcaagatttattaaaagTAATACATGTCCCACAAATATGGCACCCTCCATGAACGGATCTCctaataacaacaataacaacaacaacaccGCGTGTTCCATTGTAGCAGCATCAAATGCGAAAATTAATAACACTAGACCATGGAAAGTTATCTATAGAGAAAGGTTCAAAGTGGAATCAAATTGGAGGAAAGGTATTTgtcaaattcaagaatttaaagGTCATTTGGATGGTGTCCTAACGTTACAATTCAAttatagattattattcaCTGGATCATATGATTCTACCATTGCCATTTGGGATCTTTgttcaaataaattaattagaAGATTATCAGGTCATACAGATGGTGTAAAGACATTACATTTTGATGATCAAAAATTGGTCACCGGATCATTAGATAAGACTATTAGAGTTTGGAATTATAAGACAGGTCAATGTATTTCCACTTATAGAGGTCATACAGATTCCATTATGAGTGTTGATTCTTATAAGAAGATCATTGTCTCAGGAAGTGCAGATAAGACTATTAAAGTTTGGCATGTAGAATCAAGAACTTGTTATACATTGAGAGGTCATACTGAATGGGTTAATTGTGTTAAATTGCATCCAAAGAGTTTCACTTGTTTTAGTGGTAGTGATGATACTACCATTAGAATGTGGGATATTAGAACAAATTCatgtttgaaaatttttaaagGTCATGTGGGACAAGTTCAAAAAGTTATCCCATTAACTATTATTGATGTCGAGAATTTAGTTACTGATAGTGAAGATATCACTGctagtgatgatgatgttgcGATGACAAATGATACCACCACGAATGAACCTactacaaataataatgataatgcaAACGGagttgatgaaaatttacCACAAACACAAACCTTAGATGAATCTATACCCTATCCAACtcatttattatcatgTTCATTAGATAACACCATTAAATTATGGGATGTGAAAACTGGGAAATGTATCAGAACACAATTCGGACACGTAGAAGGTGTTTGGGATATCGCTGCTGATAATTTCAGAATTATAAGTGGATCTCATGATGGTAGTATCAAAATTTGGGATTTACAAAGTGGGAAATGTATGCATACTTTCCATGGTAAGAAATTACAACCACAGGATGACTCAAATtctaataacaacaacaatggtaataataataatattaataataataataataataatacacaTGAGGCAAGTAATAACGGTACAACTGCAAATAATACGAGCCCAATTCCAACTGCAATAAATAAGTTTCTCCAATTTCATGTGTTGGAATTGGTGATTCGGAATTCTTTAGCGGTGATGAAGTTGGTTGTGTCAAAATGTATAAATTTGATTAACGAAAAGCACAGTATGATCAGAACACTAACAAGATATAcgtcaaaaaaaaaaagttctcattatttcctcttttgatcaaaaatattaataattaaataatcatCATATAACAACTTTTAATATATCTGCAGCATTTGATAACTATTTTTGTTAAAAATACAAGAACATGAATTAAAGGTAAGGCCTAGGTTATCTACCGAAAAACTGGATAAGATAGCCAGACCCTTTTGATGAGAAGACAGTATATATAGTACtaaatatatgatatttGATATGTGACGAAACAGCACTTGTTAGAAAAGACTATTTGCCAACTAAGGCGACCAATTAAGGTACCTTTGTACTAAAGAAATTTCTATTGAAGTTGAATTTTGAAGGGGGGTGGGTGGTATCGGCATCGTGGCATTTTGTTGTTCCGTATGACATAATAAATACGAGAGGCACAAGCAAGTTTATTGTTTTGACACTATTTGGTTAGTACATACCCGGCCCAGTTGCAAAAAATCGGAAATTGAGATCTCATTACCATCTAAACTCCGAATTGTGTGATGATCATCATCCACATAAAACGATACAGATTTATATTGGTGAAAACAACTATACTTTTTAAAGTATCCATGTGTAATTATAGATAGTATGTACAAGACCCTGCGTTAGGTAATCCCATAGGGTGCCAGGGCCCTTTCTTGCAAGCACGGCAGTCCTTATTATGTTAGGAAGGACATTGAAAAACAAGCGTCGTCAGAACATAAGTTATATAGAGCATAGTAGTAAGTAAGATTGAGTAGGAGAAATTTCAGCTAAACCTGGTTAATATAACTTGGAATATAAGATTTTTGAAGTAAGTGaggaaagaaaacaaatgGTTACTGCCAAATAAAAACTTATCAAGAAAAGACAGAAAGAGAATACTCGGGATAACATTATTGCTACCAACCTCCTACTGAAATTTATATGAGCTTTCTTCTGCGGGGTGAAGATACAAAAGTTGGCTTAGTTTTGAGGAGTAGGGAAACCTTTAGCAACCTTGTAAATAATGCCCTAATAGTGTATTTGAAGAAGCGTTATCTTTGACCCCATGAAGAGCATGTTGAAACGGTTCAAGCATAGTTTGGGAACCCATTCTGTCCTTTCACTTCCCAAAATATTGGCACTTTTTTTACTTATATCTTTCACGGGAACAATTGGCATTTGACAGAACAATTGCCTCCAGACTCCAATCTGCATCCCCAAGAAAATCCTGGAACTGAATCACATAATATTGCTGCAGCTAGTTGGCTATAAACTATGAAATGTTGTTTTGGCTATATAGCAAAAAGGtgaaataatttggaaaagtATGGGTAACATACTAACCAATACATATACATACTTCGGTTCGTCGGTAATTGCATAAGTATGATTATCGTATACTCTGGAAGCTGGCACATTTTCTAGTCCAAGCATGGAATCCCTACGGATAAGACGGCTTGAAATACTCTATATTGTTTATGTACTTAGGGACTTTCCACATTTGACAGTCTACGTTTTTACCTGGTGTTCCCTTTtaaaaacatatatatttatattatcattatgCCTCTGTGGCTGCACAATGTCTGCCTGTGCGTCGCAAAATGCACAAATCTGCATAAATTGACTGACAACTGCCCCGTTCCTTTGAAATCTGAAATCTGAAATCTGAAATTTGacaaaaaggaaaaaactCGAGCTTTTCCATCTGGTCTACAGATTTTATTGTTAACTAGGCTTCTCGAACAGCCCTTAAATAATTTCAGCACTTCCTTCGAAGTTattttaatcttttttataaataaaGTTTTCTTCCCATATAATCGTAATAAACAAAACCAATAGTGTTTTGTAAATACATCTCAAACTTCTCTATCCAGAGATTCCAATATAGTACCACCATTAATGAATACAACAAATGTTCTAGGCCATCATGCAGATCTCACTACGAAGAGACCTGCTTTATCTGCTCATGCCGCTGCTGCCTCTACTACCGCTGCTACAAATAGTATATccaatagtaatagtaagCAAATCAATACTACAAACCTAACCATACCCAGCAGCAGTAACGATGATAGGATTTCAACCCCTtacgatgatgatgatgctgcTGGAGGGATTTCTCCAACTTCGAAGGCACCTCCTTCTCCTTCATTGTCACCTTCCTATACTTTCAATAAGGGAAATAATACTCCATCAAGAACTTTTCCTCCTATGGAAAACTTTCATATACTCAATTCTAAAAATATCGCCATTGCAACCGCATTCAATGGTAGCAACATTAATAACATTGCATCACCTATTCCagatttcaataaatcaaattcaagatcTAATATCAATTATAACATTACTTCCAACTCAAACTCAAGTTCAAACTCTCCAACTCCATCACAATTACcattcaattctttgaGCTTCTTACATAAACCAAAAAGAGTAAgtcaaatgaaaatgaacaatTTACCTAAAGAACAACTAGAAAGAAATACAAACATGAATAAGGACCTTCAATCAAACACTAACTATTCCAGCAACACAACCACATTCCCAGGCTATCAACAACTACCTAGTCCGCCACTAACAGACAACACCTTCTCTCCCtcatattataaaaatagttattatttcaaCGATACAGAACCCACAACCACAACAtcaaaggaagaagaagaagaatacgATGGTATATCCCCACTAACCAAATCCAAGATACCACCAACAACAAACGGCATCTCTGAACAATCTACACTGGATTACTACAAACCAGTATACAAAAAATCAGGAGAATTATTAAAGCCATCTCTGAAAAGAAGATCCCAATCCTTACCAATAACACCAAATCATTCAATCCTTAACATGAAGGGTAAACACCCCTCGAATAACAAAGGGATGATGATTAATGGAAGAATCCAATTGTCAAGGAGTAAGAGTGTACATTTCGATAATAAGTTGCCTACTAAATACTTCTCCAAAGATGAATCTCCAATTATCGTTAGTGCATCACATGAAGAGactaatattttgaattttaaaCCAAAACCTTTACAACGTTCTGTTTGTTACGAAGATGGAGAAGACGTCGAAGACGAGGAAGGCGAGGAAGATGTTTCTAGtaggaagaagaaatctttgaagaaattgttgaatttaagtgatgatgatgaggacGATGACcatgatgatgacaatGATGAACGAACTGATggaattttcaatttgagacttgaaaaattgatcCTCAATGATAGACATAGTTCTATCTCTAAGTCTACACCAATTCgtacaaagaaaaaatatactgCTGATAACGACagtgatgaagatgatgggAAGATAAGGGATTACGAAAATGGTCTCGGTGGGTTTGTTACTTTTAATCCACCGGTAACCAATGGGAAAACAATAGTCGGATTGTATAACAGAAATTTCCCAATTTTAAGTAATAAGAATCCAAAGAGtttgaaattgaacatCTTTGTTAATTATTCACGTGGTAAGAAAGTTTTCCTACAGGATTTGAATTTACATATTCAGCATGATTATGTAAATAATGGGCATTCATTACCAAGTCAAACGgcaactttgaaaaataaatatattatggGTAGAGTTCTTGtggaaaatatttattttgataaGAATGTCGTAGTGCGGTATACATGGGATCACTGGAATTCATTCCAAGAAATTCAAGCAATTTTTGTTAGTAATGCAAAGCAAATCTTACCGGGTTCCAACATGgatgttttcaaattcttaattgatgatgttaataaattcGATAATAAATGTCATTTGGAATTTTGTATTCAATATGTAACGAGAAATGATacagaaagaaaagaattttgggataataatgata includes:
- the MET30 gene encoding ubiquitin-binding SDF ubiquitin ligase complex subunit MET30 (similar to Saccharomyces cerevisiae MET30 (YIL046W); ancestral locus Anc_7.231); this encodes MLTELVNNTSKNNNNNTNSNSNSNNNEKIINNLNNGHIASSMLSSPNKRKIDAIIDSNSNSNSNSNSNSKMTNSIQDNTSLSSETHDQTHEQRLPTPKKVKSIKKQLKESSLSTNLSSKTLPEFNFTKFCYRHNPDIQKSPTHTSCYEHDIQKFKEINENINKLENNQEKIEINKIINKFKFSNDKIRKLIIDGILTSSCFPQLSYISTQLTKIIKIDFISILPKELSLKILSYLDCQSLCNSTSVCKKWKLLADDDRVWYHMCEQHIDRKCPNCGWGLPLLHMKRARFIKSNTCPTNMAPSMNGSPNNNNNNNNTACSIVAASNAKINNTRPWKVIYRERFKVESNWRKGICQIQEFKGHLDGVLTLQFNYRLLFTGSYDSTIAIWDLCSNKLIRRLSGHTDGVKTLHFDDQKLVTGSLDKTIRVWNYKTGQCISTYRGHTDSIMSVDSYKKIIVSGSADKTIKVWHVESRTCYTLRGHTEWVNCVKLHPKSFTCFSGSDDTTIRMWDIRTNSCLKIFKGHVGQVQKVIPLTIIDVENLVTDSEDITASDDDVAMTNDTTTNEPTTNNNDNANGVDENLPQTQTLDESIPYPTHLLSCSLDNTIKLWDVKTGKCIRTQFGHVEGVWDIAADNFRIISGSHDGSIKIWDLQSGKCMHTFHGKKLQPQDDSNSNNNNNGNNNNINNNNNNNTHEASNNGTTANNTSPIPTAINKFLQFHVLELVIRNSLAVMKLVVSKCINLINEKHSMIRTLTRYTSKKKSSHYFLF
- the SYG1 gene encoding Syg1p (similar to Saccharomyces cerevisiae SYG1 (YIL047C); ancestral locus Anc_7.233); amino-acid sequence: MKFGDHLRESTIPEWKDKYIDYKTGKRILKKYRSKFQNYDHINNNHLTVTPGPTDINGNQIDLNQNPIRKNEHLQKQQQQRVKQKVNYCTPQDLRRNTSSNNNLNNLPSHLSSSALSNLTNGSISSTSKHNSPFPSRSASPNISASSSNISLNSLNSLNTLKNLNNKNNNNKPKQQQQQQQPLKYTEDQKDAIHEFIENWLIKEELTKCNDFYLWLVNDCKKKMIILENQIKFYNFQKNIQLSKNNISNNNNNNNNNNNNNNNNNNNNTDTSSDNMNDTNNDTDENILLLPPNTSTSTTNISNTDTTLINSLSKNNNNNNNNKDDQILEITATTTSDTNDNPQNTHRNKLYGTISNKKNIKSKYDKHNHYTKQLAEFLDRNRLMPSLPSLQNIPQLQNIYNKRSQSIHHHHRKSSIGKETFTPDMISFSQITISQAQKLLSDAIIEFYLFLQLAKSYRDLNVTGFRKIIKKFDKTCHTKELNKFMTFAKGNYSIFKHIDPNIKLMTNKMKLSSSYQPVIFDDLTPMNESDDPLLWWESKVKNWYINDLTNSLNDMKLNNKKLKKLVIQYSLNETMIHKNNRAIVQMSIASLFIGFAFILTLYTLYVSFHASYASYIHKILFPMWSGWYMVFLILFLFIINCFIWYKTGINYRFIMFGEIKSRNGTQFYNNDFATTRISLNLYFLSFFILICSIFAALSFHLNDLNPFGIIFPCTIIALFLMPSFINIPYWNKLIQTRIFLITTFIRLFFSGFFPVEFTDFFMGDLICSLTYSMSDIAMFFCINSNNPNKVCGSSHSISMGVMSCLPSYWRAMQCLRRYTDSGDWFPHLINSIKYTLGIIYYATLCAYRLSNHSMARRKPFIIFATLNSMITSIWDIIMDWSLLQTGSTNWFLRNDLYLAGKKNPDTGQYKMRRKLIYYFAMIWDIIIRFQWIVYAIAPDSIQQNAWTSFVLAITEILRRFIWVIFRVENEHVANVHLFRVTGNAPLPYPINLTSIRLPNSNLKTPSLIDISTISTTFDNNENETTLNENENLNFTLSNMEHEFQQPSAAYHSLVRKNASMFDNIGRSIPWAHATDFQRPQMKAATNEYDDTDTDGESTTNNTIKEISDSESEMESFVSRY
- the PIG2 gene encoding putative protein phosphatase regulator PIG2 (similar to Saccharomyces cerevisiae GIP2 (YER054C) and PIG2 (YIL045W); ancestral locus Anc_7.230) — translated: MNTTNVLGHHADLTTKRPALSAHAAAASTTAATNSISNSNSKQINTTNLTIPSSSNDDRISTPYDDDDAAGGISPTSKAPPSPSLSPSYTFNKGNNTPSRTFPPMENFHILNSKNIAIATAFNGSNINNIASPIPDFNKSNSRSNINYNITSNSNSSSNSPTPSQLPFNSLSFLHKPKRVSQMKMNNLPKEQLERNTNMNKDLQSNTNYSSNTTTFPGYQQLPSPPLTDNTFSPSYYKNSYYFNDTEPTTTTSKEEEEEYDGISPLTKSKIPPTTNGISEQSTLDYYKPVYKKSGELLKPSLKRRSQSLPITPNHSILNMKGKHPSNNKGMMINGRIQLSRSKSVHFDNKLPTKYFSKDESPIIVSASHEETNILNFKPKPLQRSVCYEDGEDVEDEEGEEDVSSRKKKSLKKLLNLSDDDEDDDHDDDNDERTDGIFNLRLEKLILNDRHSSISKSTPIRTKKKYTADNDSDEDDGKIRDYENGLGGFVTFNPPVTNGKTIVGLYNRNFPILSNKNPKSLKLNIFVNYSRGKKVFLQDLNLHIQHDYVNNGHSLPSQTATLKNKYIMGRVLVENIYFDKNVVVRYTWDHWNSFQEIQAIFVSNAKQILPGSNMDVFKFLIDDVNKFDNKCHLEFCIQYVTRNDTERKEFWDNNDNKNYTVDVVLDGFKNPFANTII